Proteins encoded within one genomic window of Pigmentiphaga sp. H8:
- the accC gene encoding acetyl-CoA carboxylase biotin carboxylase subunit, with protein MFEKILIANRGEIALRIQRACRELGIKSVVVHSEADREAKYVKLADESVCIGPAPSRESYLNMPAIISAAEVTDAEAIHPGYGFLSENADFAERVEKSGFVFIGPKPESIRMMGDKVSAKQAMIAAGVPVVPGSDGALPEDPKEIIQIARKVGYPVIIKAAGGGGGRGMRVVHTEAALLNAVTMTRSEAAAAFNNPDVYMEKFLENPRHVEIQILADGQRGAIWLGERDCSMQRRHQKIIEEAPAPHIPRRLIDRIGDRCADACRKIGYRGAGTFEFLYENGEFYFIEMNTRIQVEHPVTEAITGVDLVQEQIRIAAGEKLRLRQRDVVFRGHAIECRINAEDPFRFTPSPGRITNWHVPGGPGIRVDSHVYNGYFVPPNYDSMIAKVIAYGDTRDQALARMRIALSEMAVDGISTNIALHRELLQDARFIEGGTNIHYLEHRLSQRPD; from the coding sequence ATGTTTGAAAAGATCCTGATCGCGAATCGCGGGGAAATCGCCCTGCGCATCCAGCGCGCCTGCCGCGAGCTGGGGATCAAGAGCGTGGTCGTGCACTCCGAGGCCGACCGCGAGGCGAAGTACGTCAAGCTGGCCGACGAGTCGGTCTGCATCGGGCCCGCGCCTTCGCGCGAGAGCTATCTGAACATGCCGGCCATCATCTCGGCGGCCGAGGTTACCGACGCCGAGGCCATCCACCCGGGCTACGGCTTCCTGTCCGAGAATGCCGATTTCGCCGAGCGGGTCGAGAAGAGCGGCTTCGTGTTCATCGGCCCCAAGCCTGAATCCATCCGCATGATGGGCGACAAGGTCAGCGCCAAGCAGGCCATGATCGCGGCCGGCGTTCCCGTCGTGCCCGGTTCCGACGGCGCGCTGCCCGAGGACCCGAAGGAAATCATCCAGATCGCCCGCAAGGTCGGCTATCCGGTCATCATCAAGGCCGCCGGCGGCGGTGGCGGCCGGGGCATGCGCGTGGTCCACACCGAGGCCGCGCTGCTCAACGCCGTGACCATGACGCGGTCCGAGGCCGCGGCCGCGTTCAACAATCCCGACGTGTACATGGAGAAGTTCCTCGAGAACCCCCGCCACGTCGAGATCCAGATCCTGGCCGACGGCCAGCGCGGCGCGATCTGGCTGGGCGAGCGCGACTGCTCGATGCAGCGCCGCCACCAGAAGATCATCGAGGAAGCGCCGGCGCCGCACATCCCGCGCCGGCTGATCGACCGCATCGGCGACCGCTGCGCCGACGCCTGCCGCAAGATCGGCTATCGCGGCGCGGGCACGTTCGAGTTCCTGTACGAGAACGGCGAGTTCTATTTCATCGAAATGAACACCCGCATCCAGGTCGAGCACCCGGTCACCGAGGCGATCACCGGCGTGGACCTGGTGCAGGAGCAGATCCGCATCGCCGCCGGCGAGAAGCTGCGGCTGCGCCAGCGCGACGTCGTGTTCCGCGGGCATGCCATCGAATGCCGGATCAACGCCGAGGATCCGTTCCGCTTCACCCCCAGCCCGGGCCGCATCACCAACTGGCACGTTCCCGGGGGCCCCGGCATCCGCGTCGATTCGCACGTCTACAACGGCTATTTCGTGCCGCCGAACTACGATTCCATGATCGCCAAGGTCATCGCCTATGGCGATACGCGCGACCAGGCGCTGGCGCGTATGCGCATCGCCCTGTCGGAAATGGCGGTCGACGGCATTTCGACCAACATCGCGCTGCATCGCGAACTGCTCCAGGATGCCCGCTTCATCGAAGGCGGAACCAACATCCATTATCTGGAGCATCGCCTGTCCCAGCGTCCGGACTGA
- the accB gene encoding acetyl-CoA carboxylase biotin carboxyl carrier protein: protein MDLRKLKTLIDLVAESGIAELEITEGEGKVRIVKFAQGGQFTAAPAVQAYQVMPQAAAAPAPAPEAAPAPAPVVAQGHVVKSPMVGTFYRAPNPGAAAFVDVGQAVKEGDPLCIIEAMKLLNEIEADKAGTIKEILVENGQPVEFGQPLFVIG from the coding sequence ATGGATCTTAGAAAACTGAAAACCTTGATCGACCTGGTTGCCGAGTCCGGCATCGCCGAGCTGGAGATCACCGAAGGCGAAGGCAAGGTACGCATCGTCAAGTTCGCGCAAGGTGGCCAGTTCACCGCCGCGCCGGCGGTCCAGGCCTATCAGGTCATGCCGCAGGCCGCCGCCGCGCCGGCTCCGGCCCCGGAAGCCGCGCCCGCCCCGGCGCCCGTCGTGGCCCAGGGCCACGTCGTCAAGTCGCCCATGGTCGGCACCTTCTACCGCGCGCCCAACCCCGGCGCCGCGGCGTTCGTGGACGTGGGCCAGGCCGTCAAGGAAGGCGATCCCCTGTGCATCATCGAGGCCATGAAGCTGCTCAACGAGATCGAGGCGGACAAGGCCGGCACCATCAAGGAAATCCTGGTCGAGAACGGCCAGCCGGTCGAATTCGGCCAACCCCTGTTCGTGATCGGCTGA
- the aroQ gene encoding type II 3-dehydroquinate dehydratase, producing the protein MAHRILVLHGPNLNLLGTREPGIYGATTLADIDARLLALAQQHGASLASFQSNHEGALVDRIQAAAGEGVDFIVINPAAYTHTSVAVRDALAAVAVPFIEVHLSNVHKREAFRHRSYFSDLAVGVIAGLGADGYEAAVRYALSH; encoded by the coding sequence ATGGCCCATCGCATCCTGGTTTTGCACGGCCCGAATCTGAATCTGCTCGGCACGCGCGAGCCCGGTATCTATGGTGCGACGACGCTGGCCGACATCGATGCACGGCTGCTGGCCCTGGCACAGCAGCACGGCGCATCGCTCGCCTCGTTCCAGAGCAACCACGAAGGTGCGCTGGTCGACCGCATCCAGGCGGCCGCGGGCGAAGGTGTCGATTTCATCGTGATCAATCCGGCGGCCTACACGCATACCAGCGTGGCGGTCAGGGACGCGCTTGCGGCGGTGGCGGTGCCGTTCATCGAAGTTCATTTGTCGAACGTGCACAAGCGGGAAGCCTTCAGGCACCGTTCTTATTTTTCCGACCTGGCCGTGGGCGTGATCGCCGGGCTGGGCGCCGATGGCTATGAAGCGGCCGTGCGCTACGCGCTGTCGCATTGA
- a CDS encoding TlpA disulfide reductase family protein: MNSSSRRRLLVYGGTGVAAALVGGGVAWWRLAPDAASDRAVNILYAQTLEGLDGRAYPFQQWRGQRLVVNFWATWCPPCVDEMPELDMLHKEFANTAQFVGIGIDSAANMRKFVEKVPVGYPLLIAGNVGTELARELGNASGGLPYTVVIDEKGGVIHQYSGRIKPDTLRGVLKTA; this comes from the coding sequence GTGAACTCGTCTTCCCGCCGCCGGCTGCTGGTGTACGGCGGCACGGGCGTCGCGGCGGCCCTGGTGGGCGGCGGCGTGGCCTGGTGGCGCCTGGCGCCCGATGCCGCGTCCGACCGGGCGGTGAATATCCTGTACGCGCAGACGCTGGAGGGGCTGGACGGCCGTGCCTATCCGTTCCAGCAATGGCGGGGACAGCGCCTGGTGGTGAATTTCTGGGCCACCTGGTGCCCGCCCTGCGTGGACGAGATGCCGGAACTGGACATGTTGCACAAGGAGTTCGCCAATACGGCGCAGTTTGTCGGGATCGGCATCGATTCGGCCGCCAACATGCGGAAATTCGTCGAAAAGGTGCCCGTGGGTTATCCTTTGCTGATCGCCGGCAATGTCGGTACGGAACTGGCGCGCGAGCTGGGCAACGCCAGCGGCGGCCTGCCGTATACGGTAGTGATCGACGAAAAAGGGGGAGTAATCCATCAGTATTCCGGCCGGATCAAGCCCGACACCCTGCGGGGCGTGCTCAAGACTGCCTGA
- the mpl gene encoding UDP-N-acetylmuramate:L-alanyl-gamma-D-glutamyl-meso-diaminopimelate ligase, translating to MHLHILGICGTFMGGLALIARAAGHRVTGCDAGVYPPMSTQLMEQGIELIEGFDASQTALKPDLFVVGNVVSRGNPLMEAILNEGLPYTSGPQWLGEHVLPGHHVLAVAGTHGKTTTTSMLAWILESAGLQPSFLVGGVPQDFGVSARLLPGRGAARPVFAIEADEYDTAFFDKRSKFVHYRPRTAILNNLEYDHADIFPDLAAIETQFHHLVRTIPGQGRVVAPTRTPAIDRVLARGCWSETVTFGAEGDWQAGPEDASGTFEVVHRGRSAGHVAWTLSGEHNRMNALAAIAAAEHAGVAPADAVAALSRFAGVKRRMELRGTVDGVRVYDDFAHHPTAIATTLAGLRARVPGQRILAVLEPRSNTMKLGAMKAQLPGSLQDADLVFCFGAQDGKHALGWDPAEALAPLGDRASGWSDLSAMVAAIAAAARPGDHVVVMSNGGFGGVHDKLLRALRERAPGAGGA from the coding sequence ATGCATCTACACATACTCGGCATCTGCGGCACCTTCATGGGCGGCCTGGCGCTGATCGCGCGGGCGGCCGGGCACCGCGTCACCGGCTGCGACGCCGGCGTCTACCCGCCCATGAGCACCCAGCTCATGGAACAGGGCATCGAACTCATCGAAGGCTTCGACGCGAGCCAGACGGCGCTGAAGCCGGACCTGTTCGTGGTCGGCAACGTGGTAAGCCGCGGCAATCCGCTGATGGAAGCCATCCTGAACGAGGGGCTGCCCTACACCTCCGGTCCGCAATGGCTAGGCGAGCACGTGCTGCCCGGCCACCACGTGCTGGCCGTGGCCGGCACGCACGGCAAGACGACGACGACCTCGATGCTGGCCTGGATCCTGGAATCGGCCGGACTGCAGCCGTCCTTCCTGGTGGGCGGCGTGCCGCAGGACTTCGGCGTATCGGCGCGCCTCCTGCCCGGCCGGGGCGCCGCGCGGCCGGTATTCGCGATCGAAGCCGACGAGTACGACACGGCCTTCTTCGACAAGCGCTCGAAGTTCGTCCACTACCGGCCCCGCACCGCCATCCTGAACAACCTGGAATACGATCACGCCGACATCTTCCCGGATCTGGCCGCGATCGAAACCCAATTCCACCACCTGGTGCGGACCATCCCCGGCCAGGGGCGGGTCGTGGCGCCCACCCGCACGCCCGCCATCGATCGGGTGCTGGCGCGCGGATGCTGGTCGGAAACGGTCACATTCGGCGCCGAAGGCGACTGGCAGGCGGGGCCGGAGGACGCCTCGGGCACCTTCGAGGTCGTCCACCGGGGCAGGTCCGCTGGCCATGTGGCCTGGACGCTGAGCGGCGAACACAACCGGATGAACGCCCTGGCGGCCATCGCGGCGGCCGAGCACGCGGGGGTCGCCCCGGCGGACGCCGTGGCGGCCCTGAGCCGCTTCGCGGGGGTCAAGCGCCGCATGGAGCTGCGCGGCACCGTGGACGGCGTGCGGGTCTACGACGACTTCGCCCACCATCCCACCGCCATCGCCACCACCCTGGCCGGCCTGCGTGCCCGGGTGCCGGGCCAGCGCATCCTGGCCGTGCTGGAACCGCGCTCGAACACCATGAAGCTGGGCGCCATGAAGGCCCAGCTTCCCGGCTCGCTGCAAGACGCCGACCTGGTGTTCTGCTTCGGCGCCCAGGACGGCAAGCACGCGCTGGGCTGGGACCCGGCCGAGGCGCTGGCGCCGCTGGGCGACCGGGCCAGCGGCTGGTCGGACCTGTCCGCCATGGTCGCGGCCATCGCCGCCGCCGCGCGCCCCGGCGACCACGTCGTGGTGATGAGCAACGGCGGCTTCGGCGGCGTGCACGACAAGCTGCTGCGGGCGCTGCGCGAGCGCGCTCCCGGCGCCGGGGGCGCATGA
- a CDS encoding YqiA/YcfP family alpha/beta fold hydrolase: protein MMLLYLHGFRSSPASAKSRQLAQAMAERGRRREWACPQLPASPRAAMELVEPLARDMQQHARANGGELTLVGSSLGGYYATWLAERLGCRAALLNPVVHGARDLATQVGEHLSYHDGQPFSFTAGHVDELRAYAVARITRPSRYYLLAATGDEVLDWREMRDHYAGARQHIIEGGDHGITDFEPYLPGVLAFADAAADDESLPG from the coding sequence ATGATGCTGCTCTACCTGCACGGGTTCCGGTCCTCGCCCGCCTCGGCCAAGTCGCGGCAGCTGGCGCAGGCCATGGCCGAACGCGGCCGCCGGCGCGAATGGGCCTGCCCGCAGTTGCCGGCCAGCCCGCGCGCGGCCATGGAACTGGTCGAGCCGCTGGCGCGCGACATGCAGCAGCATGCGCGCGCGAACGGCGGCGAACTGACCCTGGTGGGCTCCTCGCTGGGCGGCTACTACGCCACCTGGCTGGCCGAACGGCTGGGCTGCCGCGCCGCGCTGCTCAACCCCGTCGTGCACGGGGCGCGCGACCTCGCCACGCAGGTGGGCGAACACCTGTCCTACCACGACGGCCAGCCTTTCAGCTTCACCGCCGGCCACGTGGACGAGCTGCGCGCCTACGCCGTCGCGCGCATCACCCGTCCCTCCCGCTACTATCTATTGGCGGCCACCGGCGACGAAGTGCTGGATTGGCGCGAAATGCGCGACCACTACGCGGGCGCGCGGCAGCACATCATCGAAGGCGGCGACCACGGCATCACCGACTTCGAGCCTTACCTGCCCGGCGTCCTGGCTTTCGCCGACGCCGCGGCAGACGACGAATCACTCCCTGGGTAA
- a CDS encoding ribonuclease catalytic domain-containing protein translates to MHVLYEDDGGFKAATVLSETDTSLQVEAASGKRSKIKKSAVIVRFEQPSPEALLKEADAASQDLDLEFLWECAPKDDFDIPVLAEEYYGHPPTPVEQAAMLLRVHGAPVYFHRRGKGKYRPAPPDILAAALAALEKKKRQAEQQQAWVDEIKAGTLPEPLARQAETLLFKPDKNTLEWKALDAACTQLQKRPERLLMDLGAFPSAIAIHKRRFYTQQFPRGTGFAPAEVPAITRELPLAEVEAYSVDDITTTEIDDALSVQALEDGTLRVGIHIAAPALAVTRDSDLDALARARMSTVYMPGAKIPMQPDEVIAAFSLDAGRPVPALSLYVVAHPDTGEVLSHESRIERIVVRENLRHNTLDDLVGEEQLDDPAAELPYGHVFRPLWRLAKALSRRRDEVRGKPESNNRVDFSFYVDGDPDHPESAHVRIEQRKRNAPLDRLVAEYMILANNLWGGLLSSCGVPGIYRSQQMGRVRMGTAAAPHDSIGVPQYAWCTSPLRRYVDLVNQGQLIAAIEHGVSARLVAPFKPREADLYAVISAFEAKYGAYADFQQAMERFWCLRWIKQQGLRRIEAVVLREDLVRLKDAPFYTRVGTLPDLERGRHVLLEVMGDDELDLSLDCRFLDVVDAQGDAEDIEDEPTAEAAAEIAETDAADGPDATDQRLDGAGAPAPDDGPKPEEGA, encoded by the coding sequence ATGCATGTCCTCTACGAGGATGACGGCGGATTCAAGGCCGCCACTGTCCTGAGCGAAACCGACACCAGCCTGCAGGTCGAGGCGGCCAGCGGCAAGCGCAGCAAGATCAAGAAATCCGCGGTCATCGTGCGTTTCGAGCAGCCGTCGCCCGAGGCCCTGCTGAAGGAGGCCGACGCGGCCTCGCAGGACCTGGACCTGGAATTCCTGTGGGAATGCGCGCCCAAGGACGACTTCGACATCCCCGTGCTGGCCGAGGAATACTACGGCCACCCGCCCACCCCGGTGGAACAGGCCGCCATGCTGCTGCGCGTGCACGGCGCGCCGGTCTATTTCCACCGCCGCGGCAAGGGCAAGTACCGCCCCGCCCCGCCCGACATCCTGGCGGCCGCGCTGGCCGCGCTGGAAAAGAAGAAACGCCAGGCCGAACAGCAGCAGGCCTGGGTGGACGAGATCAAGGCCGGCACCCTGCCCGAGCCGCTGGCCCGGCAGGCCGAGACCCTGCTGTTCAAGCCCGACAAGAACACCCTGGAGTGGAAGGCGCTGGACGCCGCCTGCACCCAGTTGCAGAAGCGCCCCGAGCGGCTGCTGATGGACCTGGGCGCCTTCCCCAGCGCGATCGCCATCCACAAGCGCCGCTTCTATACCCAGCAGTTCCCGCGTGGCACGGGCTTCGCCCCGGCCGAGGTGCCCGCCATCACGCGTGAACTGCCGCTGGCCGAGGTCGAAGCCTATTCGGTGGACGACATCACGACCACCGAGATCGACGATGCGCTGTCGGTGCAGGCGCTGGAGGACGGGACGCTGCGGGTCGGCATCCACATCGCCGCCCCGGCCCTGGCCGTCACGCGCGACAGCGACCTGGACGCGCTGGCCCGCGCGCGCATGTCCACCGTCTACATGCCGGGCGCCAAGATCCCGATGCAGCCCGACGAGGTGATCGCCGCCTTCTCGCTGGATGCCGGCCGGCCCGTGCCCGCGCTGTCGCTGTACGTCGTCGCCCATCCCGACACCGGCGAGGTCCTGTCGCACGAATCGCGCATCGAGCGCATCGTCGTGCGCGAGAATCTGCGCCACAACACGCTGGACGATCTGGTCGGCGAAGAACAGCTGGACGACCCCGCCGCCGAACTGCCCTACGGCCACGTCTTCCGCCCGCTGTGGCGGCTGGCCAAGGCCCTGTCCCGCCGCCGCGACGAAGTCCGCGGCAAGCCCGAGTCGAACAACCGGGTCGACTTCAGCTTCTACGTGGACGGCGACCCCGATCACCCCGAGTCGGCGCATGTGCGCATCGAGCAGCGCAAGCGCAACGCGCCGCTGGACCGGCTGGTGGCCGAATACATGATCCTGGCCAACAACCTCTGGGGCGGGCTGCTGTCGTCCTGCGGGGTGCCGGGCATCTACCGCTCGCAGCAGATGGGCCGGGTGCGGATGGGGACCGCCGCGGCGCCCCATGATTCGATAGGCGTGCCGCAGTACGCCTGGTGCACTTCGCCGCTGCGCCGCTATGTGGACCTGGTCAACCAGGGCCAGTTGATCGCCGCCATCGAGCACGGCGTATCGGCACGCCTGGTCGCCCCCTTCAAGCCGCGCGAGGCCGACCTGTACGCCGTCATCAGCGCCTTCGAGGCCAAGTACGGTGCCTATGCCGATTTCCAGCAGGCCATGGAACGCTTCTGGTGCCTGCGCTGGATCAAGCAGCAAGGCCTGCGCCGGATCGAAGCCGTGGTCCTGCGCGAAGACCTGGTCAGGTTGAAGGACGCGCCCTTCTATACCCGCGTGGGCACCCTGCCCGACCTGGAGCGCGGCCGCCACGTCCTGCTGGAAGTGATGGGCGACGACGAACTCGACCTGAGCCTGGACTGCCGCTTCCTGGACGTGGTGGATGCGCAGGGGGACGCCGAGGACATCGAGGACGAGCCGACGGCCGAAGCCGCGGCGGAAATCGCCGAGACCGACGCGGCGGACGGCCCCGACGCCACGGACCAGCGCCTGGACGGCGCGGGCGCGCCCGCCCCTGACGACGGGCCGAAGCCGGAAGAAGGGGCCTGA
- a CDS encoding GntR family transcriptional regulator — protein sequence MSTISSKISKQLAEQIIDGTYPPGTKLEERSLAEKFNVSRTPIREALRELGSRGLVEVMPRRGVVVASIGVKELAKLLEADCELEALCARRAAECMTAMEKKELEFIYEQSAEFARNEDVAGYLNNNRQFHAQILAGAHNEVLASMVADLRERLAPFRQAQAHVHDRLSVSQDEHGPIVHAILGGDCEAAYNAMRSHHARLSNHVLRLIRSRQDEDA from the coding sequence ATGTCCACGATTTCCTCCAAGATATCCAAGCAGCTGGCTGAACAAATCATCGACGGCACCTATCCGCCGGGCACCAAGCTCGAGGAACGGTCGCTGGCCGAGAAGTTCAACGTGTCCCGCACGCCCATCCGCGAGGCCCTGCGCGAACTGGGCAGCCGGGGGCTGGTGGAGGTGATGCCGCGCCGGGGCGTGGTGGTCGCCTCCATCGGCGTCAAGGAGCTGGCCAAGCTGCTGGAGGCCGACTGCGAGCTGGAGGCGCTGTGCGCGCGCCGCGCCGCCGAATGCATGACGGCCATGGAGAAGAAAGAGCTCGAGTTCATCTACGAACAGAGCGCCGAGTTCGCCCGGAACGAGGACGTCGCCGGGTATCTGAACAACAACCGCCAGTTCCACGCCCAGATCCTGGCCGGCGCCCACAACGAGGTGCTGGCCTCGATGGTGGCCGACCTGCGCGAGCGGCTGGCGCCGTTCCGCCAGGCCCAGGCCCACGTGCACGACCGGCTGTCGGTGTCGCAGGACGAGCACGGGCCCATCGTCCATGCCATCCTGGGCGGCGACTGCGAGGCGGCGTACAACGCCATGCGCAGCCACCATGCCCGCCTCAGCAATCACGTGCTGCGGCTGATCCGCTCGCGCCAGGACGAGGACGCCTGA
- a CDS encoding RidA family protein: MSDSATLATRAQPLGKYPHYKTMGDSIYLSGISARLPDGSIAGATRHADGSVTRDIEVQTRVVIENVRATLAEAGATLADCIDILVFLTDMKDFPKYNAVYGEYFDAGGPTRTTVAVSELPRPDMIVEMKVVACRPRP; encoded by the coding sequence ATGAGTGATTCCGCCACGCTTGCCACCCGCGCCCAGCCGCTGGGCAAGTATCCCCACTACAAGACGATGGGCGACAGCATCTACCTGTCGGGCATCAGCGCCCGGCTGCCCGACGGCTCCATCGCCGGCGCCACCCGCCATGCCGACGGCAGCGTGACCCGCGACATCGAGGTCCAGACCCGCGTGGTGATCGAGAACGTGCGGGCCACGCTGGCCGAGGCCGGCGCGACCCTGGCCGATTGCATCGACATCCTGGTATTCCTGACCGATATGAAGGACTTCCCGAAATACAATGCGGTCTACGGCGAGTATTTCGATGCAGGCGGCCCCACCCGCACCACGGTGGCGGTCAGCGAGCTTCCGCGTCCCGACATGATCGTCGAGATGAAAGTGGTGGCATGCCGGCCCCGGCCGTGA
- a CDS encoding alpha/beta hydrolase, which produces MPSPEDTMIDPTRTLGSLPPEQAAELERAGPVWGTDINRFRDLVVKLYSPLVAAAPKDGIAVARDLPYGDSARQVLDVFTPDGARDADVVVFVHGGAFIRGSKSSNGHIYDNVSYWFARQGMVAVNMEYRLAGEAPFPGGADDVAAAVSWLAGHVSAYGGNPRRMFLIGHSAGGTHVATYCFDPRRGYRPDPGVLGAVLVSARLQADTLPGNPNARAVEAYFGTDPARHETDSPMAYAAESDLPVMIAIAQYENPYLDLYGLEFCQRVARARGYVPRFVQMMRHNHTSIVAHFDSGEETLGREILDFFRSIA; this is translated from the coding sequence ATGCCATCACCTGAGGACACCATGATCGACCCCACCCGCACGCTGGGCAGCCTGCCGCCCGAGCAGGCCGCCGAACTCGAGCGCGCCGGCCCCGTCTGGGGCACCGACATCAACCGCTTCCGCGACCTGGTCGTCAAGCTGTATTCGCCGCTGGTCGCGGCGGCGCCCAAGGACGGGATCGCCGTCGCGCGCGACCTGCCGTACGGGGACAGCGCGCGCCAGGTACTGGACGTCTTCACGCCCGACGGCGCGCGCGATGCCGATGTCGTGGTCTTCGTGCATGGCGGCGCCTTCATCCGTGGGTCCAAGAGCTCCAACGGCCATATCTACGACAACGTGTCGTACTGGTTCGCGCGCCAGGGCATGGTGGCGGTCAACATGGAATACCGCCTGGCGGGCGAGGCGCCGTTCCCGGGCGGCGCCGACGACGTGGCCGCCGCCGTGAGCTGGCTGGCCGGACACGTGTCCGCCTACGGCGGCAACCCCCGCCGCATGTTCCTGATCGGGCATTCGGCGGGCGGCACGCACGTGGCTACCTATTGCTTCGATCCGCGCCGGGGCTACCGGCCCGACCCCGGCGTGCTGGGGGCGGTGCTGGTCAGCGCCCGGCTGCAGGCCGACACGCTGCCGGGCAATCCCAACGCCAGGGCGGTCGAGGCCTACTTCGGCACGGATCCGGCCCGCCACGAGACCGATTCGCCCATGGCCTACGCCGCCGAGTCGGACCTGCCGGTGATGATCGCCATCGCGCAGTACGAGAATCCCTACCTGGACCTCTACGGGCTGGAGTTCTGCCAGCGCGTGGCCCGCGCGCGCGGCTATGTTCCCCGCTTCGTGCAGATGATGCGGCACAACCACACGTCCATCGTGGCCCACTTCGACAGCGGCGAGGAAACGCTGGGCCGCGAGATCCTGGATTTCTTCCGCAGCATCGCCTGA
- a CDS encoding NAD(P)/FAD-dependent oxidoreductase, producing MQADKQRVLIVGAGPVGMVCALALNRQGIPVTVFEQEPGPVKDQRAASIHPTTLEMLDELDVTRTIVPRGLVSETYQYRDRVSGKLIAEFDLRAMADVFRFPFVLQYEQYKLTGDIAQQYADESDFDVRYGHAVEQVEEHADHVEITARGPDGIRRYRGAYLIGADGGRSTVRKAAGIPFEGFTYQERFIKIATSFDFQGAHPDYAYRNYFSDPDEWCNLFKVRGEAGEGLWRAIFPTRVDESEEEALSERGVEARLQKFFPKAGRYEVAYCNVYGVNQRVAQVFRRGRLLLAGDAAHVNNPIGGMGMNGGIHDAINLAGKLGAVLRGADEALLDQYSRQRRHAAVAFVQAQTIANKKMLEEKDEPSRQKKFEELARIADDPAGARQYMRRASLLESLETANAIT from the coding sequence ATGCAAGCAGACAAGCAGCGCGTTCTCATCGTCGGGGCCGGCCCCGTGGGCATGGTGTGCGCGCTGGCGCTGAACCGGCAGGGCATACCGGTGACCGTGTTCGAGCAGGAGCCCGGACCGGTCAAGGACCAGCGCGCCGCGTCCATCCACCCGACCACGCTGGAAATGCTGGACGAACTGGACGTGACCCGGACCATCGTGCCGCGCGGCCTGGTGTCCGAGACCTACCAGTACCGCGACCGGGTCAGCGGCAAGCTGATCGCGGAGTTCGACCTGCGCGCGATGGCGGACGTCTTCCGCTTTCCCTTCGTGCTGCAGTACGAGCAGTACAAGCTGACGGGCGATATCGCGCAGCAGTATGCCGACGAGTCGGATTTCGACGTACGCTACGGGCATGCGGTCGAGCAGGTCGAGGAGCATGCCGACCACGTCGAGATCACGGCCCGGGGGCCCGACGGCATACGGCGCTATCGCGGCGCCTACCTGATCGGCGCCGACGGCGGGCGCAGCACGGTGCGCAAGGCCGCCGGCATCCCGTTCGAAGGCTTCACCTACCAGGAACGTTTCATCAAGATCGCCACCAGTTTCGATTTCCAGGGGGCCCATCCCGACTACGCCTATCGCAACTATTTCTCCGACCCGGACGAATGGTGCAACCTGTTCAAGGTCCGTGGCGAGGCCGGGGAAGGGCTATGGCGCGCCATCTTCCCGACCCGCGTGGACGAGTCCGAGGAAGAGGCGCTGAGCGAACGGGGCGTCGAGGCCCGGCTGCAGAAGTTCTTCCCCAAGGCCGGGCGCTATGAGGTGGCCTATTGCAACGTGTACGGCGTGAACCAGCGCGTGGCGCAGGTTTTCCGGCGCGGCCGGCTGCTGCTGGCCGGCGACGCCGCGCACGTCAACAATCCCATCGGCGGCATGGGCATGAACGGCGGCATCCACGACGCCATCAACCTGGCCGGCAAGCTGGGCGCGGTGCTGCGGGGCGCGGACGAGGCGCTGCTGGACCAGTACAGCCGCCAGCGGCGCCATGCCGCGGTGGCCTTCGTGCAGGCGCAGACCATCGCCAACAAGAAAATGCTGGAAGAAAAAGACGAGCCCAGCCGCCAGAAGAAATTCGAAGAGCTGGCTCGCATCGCGGACGATCCGGCCGGCGCGCGGCAATACATGCGCCGTGCCTCGCTGCTGGAGAGCCTGGAAACCGCCAATGCCATCACCTGA